A stretch of DNA from Planococcus antarcticus DSM 14505:
GTTCAACGGCGACCAAGCACGTAAAAAAGTGCTGGTCGATCATGGTTTCCGTCTGCCATCAGCAATGGATAACCGCCCGTTGACTTTTGATGAGTTTGAAAAGCATATCAGCCAAGCGGTCTTCGTCTCAGCAACTCCCGGCCCCTACGAACTGGAGCACACGCCGGAAATGGTTGAACAGATTATCCGTCCGACTGGCTTGCTGGACCCGACCATTGAAATCCGTCCAATCGAAGGCCAGATTGATGATTTGATGGATCAAATCCGGCAGCGTGCTGAAAATAATGAGCGTGTACTAGTGACGACACTAACTAAAAAAATGTCGGAAGATCTCACTGCTTATTTGAAAGATGCGGGTATCAAAGTCAATTATCTTCATTCGGAGATTAAGACACTGGAGCGGATTGAAATTATCCGAGAGCTGCGGATGGGTGTTTACGATGTGCTGGTTGGTATCAATTTGCTGCGTGAAGGACTGGATATCCCCGAAGTTTCACTAGTGACTATTTTGGATGCTGACAAAGAAGGGTTTTTGCGTTCAGAACGTGCACTTATTCAAACGATGGGACGAGCAGCGAGAAACTCAAACGGCCATGTTATCATGTATGCTGACAGAGTGACAGATTCGATGCAAAAAGCGATGGATGAAACGACACGTCGCCGCACGATTCAGGGCGATTACAACGAAAAACATGGTATTACGCCAATAACGATACAGAAGAAAATCCGCGACGTGATCCGTGCGACCAACGCAGCGGAAGAGTCAGAGGAATATATCTCAAAAGCGGTATCAGGCAAGAAACTCAAAAAAGAAGAGCGCGTGAAACTGATAAGCTTGTTGGAAACAGAAATGAAAGAAGCAGCTAAAGCACTCGATTTCGAACGAGCTGCAGAGTTGCGTGATACGGTGCTTGAATTGAAAGCGGAAGGATGATAAAAAGTGAAGAAGCAGGAAATTCGCATACAGGGCGCACGGGCGCATAATTTAAAAAATATTGATGTTGTCATTCCGCGTGATAAGCTTGTTGTAATGACTGGACTGTCAGGATCCGGTAAATCTTCTCTTGCATTTGATACGATTTATGCAGAAGGGCAGCGGCGGTATGTAGAATCATTGTCCGCTTACGCGCGCCAATTTTTAGGGCAAATGGACAAGCCGGATGTCGATTTGATTGAAGGTCTGTCACCAGCCATTTCGATTGACCAGAAGACCACCAGTAAAAATCCACGATCCACAGTAGCGACAGTAACGGAAATCTATGACTATATGCGTTTGATGTTTGCTCGGATCGGCAAGCCGATCTGTCCGAATCATGGGATTGAAATTTCATCTCAGACAATCGAACAGATGGTTGACCGGATTGTAGAATACCCGGAACGCACCAAGATGCAGATTTTGGCTCCTATTGTCTCCGGTCGTAAAGGAACGCATGTCAAGCTACTTGAAGATATCAGAAAGCAAGGCTATGTGCGTGTCCGTGTCAACGGAGAACTGATCGATTTAGACGATGACATCGCACTAGATAAAAACAAAAAACACAATATTGAAGTGGTCATTGACCGTATTATCATTAAAGAAGGCATCGCGCCGCGCTTGAGCGATTCTTTGGAATCGGCTCTTAGGTTAGCGAATGGGCGGGTATTAGTGGATGTTATGGAACAGGAGGAGTTACTGTTCAGTGAACATCATGCGTGTCCAATCTGTGGGTTTTCTATCGGAGAATTGGAGCCGAGGATGTTTTCGTTCAACTCGCCTTTCGGGGCTTGTCCGGAATGTGACGGATTGGGCATGAAGCTGGAAGTTGATCCTGAACTGGTGATTCCGGATTGGAACGTTTCGCTCAATAAGGGAGCAATCGTCCCTTGGCAGCCAACCAGTTCGCAATATTATCCTCAATTGTTAAAAGCGATTTGCAATCATTATAAAATCGATATGGATATACCTGTCAGTGATCTGCCGGAAGAACACATCAACGTCATCCTGCGTGGTTCCGGAAATGATAAAATTCGTTTCCGTTATGAAAATGACTATGGCCAGATTCGGGATAATCACATCCATTTTGAAGGCGTGCTTTCCAACGTAGACCGTCGCTACCGTGAGACTTCATCTGATTATATTCGAGAACAGATGGAAAAATACATGGGGCAACAGCCATGTCCGGCTTGTGAAGGTTATCGCTTAAAGCCGGAATCGTTGTCAGTTAAAGTAAATGACTTGCATATCGGCACAGTTGCTGAATTCTCAATTGTTGAAGCGCATCAGTTTTTCGATCAACTCAAACTATCAGAAAAAGATATGCAGATTGCAAAGTTGATTCTACGGGAAATTCAAGAACGCATCGGCTTCTTGATAAATGTCGGGCTTGATTACCTGACTTTGAACCGTGCATCTGGAACCTTGTCAGGAGGAGAAGCTCAGCGTATTCGTTTAGCAACTCAAATCGGTTCAAGATTGACGGGTGTATTGTATATTCTTGACGAACCGTCAATCGGACTGCACCAACGTGACAATGATCGATTGATTGAGACCCTAAAAAGCATGCGGGACATTGGCAATACATTGATTGTCGTCGAGCATGACGAAGACACGATGCTTGCAGCGGATTATCTGATCGATGTCGGACCGGGGGCAGGCGTTCATGGAGGGGAAATTATAGCTGCGGGGACACCCGACAAGGTAATGAAAAACAAAAAGTCATTGACTGGTCAATATTTGAGCGGCAAGAAGTTTATACCGTTGCCTGCAGAGCGGAGAGTTCCAAGCGACCGGAAGATTTCCATCCGTGGAGCCAACCAAAACAATCTGAAAAAAGTGGATGTTGATATACCACTTGGCCTATTTACAGCCGTAACAGGCGTTTCAGGCTCAGGAAAAAGCACACTTATCAATGAGATTCTATACAAGACGCTGGCACATCGATTGAATCGTGCCAAAACGAAACCGGGTCATTTTGACTCAATAGAAGGCACAGAAGAACTGGAAAAAGTCATCGAGATCGATCAATCACCGATTGGCCGGACGCCACGATCGAATCCGGCAACTTATACAGGCGTTTTTGACGATGTTCGGGATGTTTACGCTACAACGAACGAAGCAAAAGTCCGCGGCTATAAAAAAGGTCGTTTTAGTTTCAATGTCAAGGGCGGTCGCTGTGAAGCTTGCCGTGGAGATGGTATTATAAAAATAGAAATGCATTTCCTTCCGGATGTCTACGTACCTTGCGAAATTTGCCACGGCAAACGATATAACCGGGAAACCTTGGAAGTGAAATATAAAAACAAAAGCATTGCTGATGTTCTGGCTATGACAGTAGAAGACGCCTATTCATTTTTTGAGAATATTCCAAAGATCAATCGTAAACTAAAGACCATTGTAGATGTCGGGTTAGGATATGTTACCATGGGACAACCTGCAACAACTTTATCCGGAGGTGAGGCACAGCGCGTCAAGCTGGCATCAGAGCTTCATAAACGTTCAAACGGCAAGTCCTTTTATATTCTGGATGAACCGACCACAGGCCTTCATGCGGATGATATTTCTCGACTGCTGCTAGTCTTGCAGCGTCTTGTAGAAAATGGCGACACAGTATTGACAATTGAACACAATCTGGATGTTATCAAGACGGCTGACCACATCATCGATTTAGGCCCTGAAGGCGGAGACAAAGGCGGAACAATTTTAGCAACAGGCACGCCGGAAGAAATTGCTGCTGCTGAAAATTCCTATACCGGAAAGTACTTAAAGCCGATTCTTGAACGGGACCGAGCGCGTATGGATGCTTTGGTTAAAGGAGCGGGACGGAGGAAAAAAGCGGTGAAATGAAACTTTTCCCGCTGGTAAACGTATCAATTAGAAGAACAGATCTGTTTGTTCATGTAAGCTCTTGCTTATCGGCATTCAGACAATGAGGAGGTCACAATACATGCAAAGCGAAAAAGAACGCATTTTAGACATGGTTGAGAACGGTACGATTTCAGC
This window harbors:
- the uvrA gene encoding excinuclease ABC subunit UvrA, with protein sequence MKKQEIRIQGARAHNLKNIDVVIPRDKLVVMTGLSGSGKSSLAFDTIYAEGQRRYVESLSAYARQFLGQMDKPDVDLIEGLSPAISIDQKTTSKNPRSTVATVTEIYDYMRLMFARIGKPICPNHGIEISSQTIEQMVDRIVEYPERTKMQILAPIVSGRKGTHVKLLEDIRKQGYVRVRVNGELIDLDDDIALDKNKKHNIEVVIDRIIIKEGIAPRLSDSLESALRLANGRVLVDVMEQEELLFSEHHACPICGFSIGELEPRMFSFNSPFGACPECDGLGMKLEVDPELVIPDWNVSLNKGAIVPWQPTSSQYYPQLLKAICNHYKIDMDIPVSDLPEEHINVILRGSGNDKIRFRYENDYGQIRDNHIHFEGVLSNVDRRYRETSSDYIREQMEKYMGQQPCPACEGYRLKPESLSVKVNDLHIGTVAEFSIVEAHQFFDQLKLSEKDMQIAKLILREIQERIGFLINVGLDYLTLNRASGTLSGGEAQRIRLATQIGSRLTGVLYILDEPSIGLHQRDNDRLIETLKSMRDIGNTLIVVEHDEDTMLAADYLIDVGPGAGVHGGEIIAAGTPDKVMKNKKSLTGQYLSGKKFIPLPAERRVPSDRKISIRGANQNNLKKVDVDIPLGLFTAVTGVSGSGKSTLINEILYKTLAHRLNRAKTKPGHFDSIEGTEELEKVIEIDQSPIGRTPRSNPATYTGVFDDVRDVYATTNEAKVRGYKKGRFSFNVKGGRCEACRGDGIIKIEMHFLPDVYVPCEICHGKRYNRETLEVKYKNKSIADVLAMTVEDAYSFFENIPKINRKLKTIVDVGLGYVTMGQPATTLSGGEAQRVKLASELHKRSNGKSFYILDEPTTGLHADDISRLLLVLQRLVENGDTVLTIEHNLDVIKTADHIIDLGPEGGDKGGTILATGTPEEIAAAENSYTGKYLKPILERDRARMDALVKGAGRRKKAVK